A region of Rhodamnia argentea isolate NSW1041297 chromosome 9, ASM2092103v1, whole genome shotgun sequence DNA encodes the following proteins:
- the LOC115756020 gene encoding protein G1-like1, translating into MSAAVAAAAAAALSSRCNSIGTTSAAPAAARSGLHQSFTYPPPVLLPPALSRYELQKRRDWGAFQQYLRDHRPLLLLTRCSAGHVLEFLRHLDQFGKTKVHAEGCPLFGCPQTSPACPCPLRQAWESLDAVVGRLLAAFEESGGDPEANPFGARAVRVYLREVRDAQVKARGIVRDKKR; encoded by the coding sequence ATGTCGGCCGCCGTAGCCGCTGCAGCAGCCGCGGCGTTGAGCAGCCGGTGCAACTCCATTGGCACGACCTCCGCCGCCCCTGCCGCTGCAAGATCCGGTCTCCACCAGTCGTTCACATATCCTCCGCCAGTGTTGCTGCCGCCAGCCCTGAGCCGCTACGAGTTGCAGAAGCGGCGTGACTGGGGTGCGTTCCAGCAGTACCTGCGCGACCACCGGCCGCTGCTGCTTCTGACGCGGTGCAGTGCCGGGCACGTGCTCGAGTTCCTCAGGCACCTCGACCAGTTCGGGAAGACCAAGGTCCACGCCGAGGGCTGCCCCTTGTTCGGGTGCCCGCAGACGTCGCCGGCGTGCCCGTGCCCGCTGCGGCAGGCTTGGGAGAGCCTCGACGCGGTCGTGGGGCGGCTGCTGGCGGCCTTTGAGGAGAGCGGCGGGGACCCGGAGGCGAACCCGTTTGGGGCGCGGGCGGTGAGGGTGTACCTGAGGGAGGTGAGGGATGCGCAGGTCAAGGCCAGAGGGATCGTTCGAGACAAGAAGCGGTAG
- the LOC115756016 gene encoding C-factor isoform X4, with protein sequence MKLLAFAKRASMTFSCCLRPVLSTTIRSSSSSSSSSDSVKWEGGVSMVQGASRGIGLEFVKQLLQNSEKGHVIATCRKPNEALGLLSLKNMFAERLSILPLDATNESTIEASAKSIRDRYGFLNLLVNASGILSIPDVLQPETTLLKVEKSSLLLTYEVNAVGPILVIKHMWPLLKAGGGTGTDRDVAVVANISARVGSIGDNRLGGWHSYRSSKAALNQLTKTVSVEFARRKDPVICILLHPGTVDTDLSKPFQRNVPEGKLFTKEYSVQKLLGIIDHAKIQDNGKFFAWDGQEIPW encoded by the exons ATGAAACTGCTTGCATTCGCCAAGCGCGCATCCATGACATTTTCCTGTTGTCTTCGCCCAGTGCTTTCAACGACGATtcgctcctcctcttcttcttcttcttcctctgatTCTGTGAAATGGGAAGGCGGGGTTTCCATGGTGCAGGGCGCTTCCAGGGGGATCGGGCTTGAATTC GTCAAGCAGCTGCTTCAAAATAGTGAAAAAGGGCATGTCATTGCTACATGCCGCAAACCTAACGAGGCATTAGGGCTTCTTTCGCTCAAAAATATGTTTGCTGAACGCCTTAGCATTCTGCCACTCGACGCAACCAATGAAAGTACCATAGAG GCATCTGCAAAGTCCATAAGAGATAGATATGGCTTCTTGAATCTTCTGGTTAATGCATCCGGAATTCTTTCAATACCTGATGTGCTCCAACCAG AAACGACACTCCTCAAAGTAGAGAAGTCATCATTGCTGCTCACGTATGAGGTTAATGCTGTGGGCCCTATCCTTGTCATCAAG CACATGTGGCCCCTTCTAAAGGCTGGTGGAGGCACTGGTACTGATAGAGATGTTGCTGTTGTGGCCAATATCAGTGCCCGGGTGGGTTCAATTGGGGACAATCGCCTTGGTGGGTGGCACTCTTATCGATCCTCCAAAGCTGCATTGAATCAGT TGACAAAAACGGTATCAGTGGAGTTTGCACGTAGGAAGGATCCAGTTATCTGCATTTTGCTGCACCCAGGCACAGTGGACACAGATCTCTCGAAGCCGTTTCAGAGAAATGTTCCTGAAGGCAAGCTTTTCACCAAGGAGTATTCGGTGCAGAAGCTCTTGGGAATTATTGACCATGCAAAGATTCAAGACAATGGCAAGTTTTTCGCCTGGGATGGTCAAGAAATCCCATGGTAG
- the LOC115756016 gene encoding C-factor isoform X1, with protein MKLLAFAKRASMTFSCCLRPVLSTTIRSSSSSSSSSDSVKWEGGVSMVQGASRGIGLEFVKQLLQNSEKGHVIATCRKPNEALGLLSLKNMFAERLSILPLDATNESTIEASAKSIRDRYGFLNLLVNASGILSIPDVLQPETTLLKVEKSSLLLTYEVNAVGPILVIKQHMWPLLKAGGGTGTDRDVAVVANISARVGSIGDNRLGGWHSYRSSKAALNQLTKTVSVEFARRKDPVICILLHPGTVDTDLSKPFQRNVPEGKLFTKEYSVQKLLGIIDHAKIQDNGKFFAWDGQEIPCRGGLVGFIAS; from the exons ATGAAACTGCTTGCATTCGCCAAGCGCGCATCCATGACATTTTCCTGTTGTCTTCGCCCAGTGCTTTCAACGACGATtcgctcctcctcttcttcttcttcttcctctgatTCTGTGAAATGGGAAGGCGGGGTTTCCATGGTGCAGGGCGCTTCCAGGGGGATCGGGCTTGAATTC GTCAAGCAGCTGCTTCAAAATAGTGAAAAAGGGCATGTCATTGCTACATGCCGCAAACCTAACGAGGCATTAGGGCTTCTTTCGCTCAAAAATATGTTTGCTGAACGCCTTAGCATTCTGCCACTCGACGCAACCAATGAAAGTACCATAGAG GCATCTGCAAAGTCCATAAGAGATAGATATGGCTTCTTGAATCTTCTGGTTAATGCATCCGGAATTCTTTCAATACCTGATGTGCTCCAACCAG AAACGACACTCCTCAAAGTAGAGAAGTCATCATTGCTGCTCACGTATGAGGTTAATGCTGTGGGCCCTATCCTTGTCATCAAG CAGCACATGTGGCCCCTTCTAAAGGCTGGTGGAGGCACTGGTACTGATAGAGATGTTGCTGTTGTGGCCAATATCAGTGCCCGGGTGGGTTCAATTGGGGACAATCGCCTTGGTGGGTGGCACTCTTATCGATCCTCCAAAGCTGCATTGAATCAGT TGACAAAAACGGTATCAGTGGAGTTTGCACGTAGGAAGGATCCAGTTATCTGCATTTTGCTGCACCCAGGCACAGTGGACACAGATCTCTCGAAGCCGTTTCAGAGAAATGTTCCTGAAGGCAAGCTTTTCACCAAGGAGTATTCGGTGCAGAAGCTCTTGGGAATTATTGACCATGCAAAGATTCAAGACAATGGCAAGTTTTTCGCCTGGGATGGTCAAGAAATCCCATG TAGAGGAGGCCTTGTTGGCTTCATCGCTAGTTGA
- the LOC115756016 gene encoding C-factor isoform X2: protein MKLLAFAKRASMTFSCCLRPVLSTTIRSSSSSSSSSDSVKWEGGVSMVQGASRGIGLEFVKQLLQNSEKGHVIATCRKPNEALGLLSLKNMFAERLSILPLDATNESTIEASAKSIRDRYGFLNLLVNASGILSIPDVLQPETTLLKVEKSSLLLTYEVNAVGPILVIKHMWPLLKAGGGTGTDRDVAVVANISARVGSIGDNRLGGWHSYRSSKAALNQLTKTVSVEFARRKDPVICILLHPGTVDTDLSKPFQRNVPEGKLFTKEYSVQKLLGIIDHAKIQDNGKFFAWDGQEIPCRGGLVGFIAS from the exons ATGAAACTGCTTGCATTCGCCAAGCGCGCATCCATGACATTTTCCTGTTGTCTTCGCCCAGTGCTTTCAACGACGATtcgctcctcctcttcttcttcttcttcctctgatTCTGTGAAATGGGAAGGCGGGGTTTCCATGGTGCAGGGCGCTTCCAGGGGGATCGGGCTTGAATTC GTCAAGCAGCTGCTTCAAAATAGTGAAAAAGGGCATGTCATTGCTACATGCCGCAAACCTAACGAGGCATTAGGGCTTCTTTCGCTCAAAAATATGTTTGCTGAACGCCTTAGCATTCTGCCACTCGACGCAACCAATGAAAGTACCATAGAG GCATCTGCAAAGTCCATAAGAGATAGATATGGCTTCTTGAATCTTCTGGTTAATGCATCCGGAATTCTTTCAATACCTGATGTGCTCCAACCAG AAACGACACTCCTCAAAGTAGAGAAGTCATCATTGCTGCTCACGTATGAGGTTAATGCTGTGGGCCCTATCCTTGTCATCAAG CACATGTGGCCCCTTCTAAAGGCTGGTGGAGGCACTGGTACTGATAGAGATGTTGCTGTTGTGGCCAATATCAGTGCCCGGGTGGGTTCAATTGGGGACAATCGCCTTGGTGGGTGGCACTCTTATCGATCCTCCAAAGCTGCATTGAATCAGT TGACAAAAACGGTATCAGTGGAGTTTGCACGTAGGAAGGATCCAGTTATCTGCATTTTGCTGCACCCAGGCACAGTGGACACAGATCTCTCGAAGCCGTTTCAGAGAAATGTTCCTGAAGGCAAGCTTTTCACCAAGGAGTATTCGGTGCAGAAGCTCTTGGGAATTATTGACCATGCAAAGATTCAAGACAATGGCAAGTTTTTCGCCTGGGATGGTCAAGAAATCCCATG TAGAGGAGGCCTTGTTGGCTTCATCGCTAGTTGA
- the LOC115756016 gene encoding C-factor isoform X3 — translation MKLLAFAKRASMTFSCCLRPVLSTTIRSSSSSSSSSDSVKWEGGVSMVQGASRGIGLEFVKQLLQNSEKGHVIATCRKPNEALGLLSLKNMFAERLSILPLDATNESTIEASAKSIRDRYGFLNLLVNASGILSIPDVLQPETTLLKVEKSSLLLTYEVNAVGPILVIKQHMWPLLKAGGGTGTDRDVAVVANISARVGSIGDNRLGGWHSYRSSKAALNQLTKTVSVEFARRKDPVICILLHPGTVDTDLSKPFQRNVPEGKLFTKEYSVQKLLGIIDHAKIQDNGKFFAWDGQEIPW, via the exons ATGAAACTGCTTGCATTCGCCAAGCGCGCATCCATGACATTTTCCTGTTGTCTTCGCCCAGTGCTTTCAACGACGATtcgctcctcctcttcttcttcttcttcctctgatTCTGTGAAATGGGAAGGCGGGGTTTCCATGGTGCAGGGCGCTTCCAGGGGGATCGGGCTTGAATTC GTCAAGCAGCTGCTTCAAAATAGTGAAAAAGGGCATGTCATTGCTACATGCCGCAAACCTAACGAGGCATTAGGGCTTCTTTCGCTCAAAAATATGTTTGCTGAACGCCTTAGCATTCTGCCACTCGACGCAACCAATGAAAGTACCATAGAG GCATCTGCAAAGTCCATAAGAGATAGATATGGCTTCTTGAATCTTCTGGTTAATGCATCCGGAATTCTTTCAATACCTGATGTGCTCCAACCAG AAACGACACTCCTCAAAGTAGAGAAGTCATCATTGCTGCTCACGTATGAGGTTAATGCTGTGGGCCCTATCCTTGTCATCAAG CAGCACATGTGGCCCCTTCTAAAGGCTGGTGGAGGCACTGGTACTGATAGAGATGTTGCTGTTGTGGCCAATATCAGTGCCCGGGTGGGTTCAATTGGGGACAATCGCCTTGGTGGGTGGCACTCTTATCGATCCTCCAAAGCTGCATTGAATCAGT TGACAAAAACGGTATCAGTGGAGTTTGCACGTAGGAAGGATCCAGTTATCTGCATTTTGCTGCACCCAGGCACAGTGGACACAGATCTCTCGAAGCCGTTTCAGAGAAATGTTCCTGAAGGCAAGCTTTTCACCAAGGAGTATTCGGTGCAGAAGCTCTTGGGAATTATTGACCATGCAAAGATTCAAGACAATGGCAAGTTTTTCGCCTGGGATGGTCAAGAAATCCCATGGTAG
- the LOC115756018 gene encoding uncharacterized protein LOC115756018 isoform X1, whose product MANGANSEGLRNLSEVVGFKSRIGRILTSIRRFAVDSAVRESLGGINAGNKKATKFMQDGVKDQVLCLSLKDDNGPGDLKVGLNDIHEIMEKRREGLNKVRQEHERSAESVMGSESSKKSPNEGPKQLDLPRAAEKKLFIRSRL is encoded by the exons ATGGCGAACGGCGCTAACTCCGAGGGGCTTCGGAACCTGAGCGAAGTCGTTGGTTTCAAGAGCAGGATCGGGCGCATTCTGACGTCAATCCGCAGATTCGCCGTCGATTCCGCCGTCCGGGAGTCCCTCGGGGGCATTAATG CGGGAAATAAGAAGGCAACTAAGTTTATGCAGGATGGCGTGAAGGATCAAGTGCTTTGTCTCTCACTTAAGGATGATAACGGACCTGGAGATCTCAAAGTCGGGCTGAATGATATACATGAAATCATGGAGAAAAGGCGGGAAGGATTGAATAAAGTGAGACAAGAGCATGAGAGGTCAGCTGAATCTGTTATGGGGTCGGAATCTTCGAAGAAGTCGCCAAACGAAGGACCCAAACAGTTGGACCTCCCGAGAGCCGCAGAAAAGAAACTCTTTATTCGCTCTCGATTATGA
- the LOC115756018 gene encoding uncharacterized protein LOC115756018 isoform X2 produces the protein MANGANSEGLRNLSEVVGFKSRIGRILTSIRRFAVDSAVRESLGGINGNKKATKFMQDGVKDQVLCLSLKDDNGPGDLKVGLNDIHEIMEKRREGLNKVRQEHERSAESVMGSESSKKSPNEGPKQLDLPRAAEKKLFIRSRL, from the exons ATGGCGAACGGCGCTAACTCCGAGGGGCTTCGGAACCTGAGCGAAGTCGTTGGTTTCAAGAGCAGGATCGGGCGCATTCTGACGTCAATCCGCAGATTCGCCGTCGATTCCGCCGTCCGGGAGTCCCTCGGGGGCATTAATG GAAATAAGAAGGCAACTAAGTTTATGCAGGATGGCGTGAAGGATCAAGTGCTTTGTCTCTCACTTAAGGATGATAACGGACCTGGAGATCTCAAAGTCGGGCTGAATGATATACATGAAATCATGGAGAAAAGGCGGGAAGGATTGAATAAAGTGAGACAAGAGCATGAGAGGTCAGCTGAATCTGTTATGGGGTCGGAATCTTCGAAGAAGTCGCCAAACGAAGGACCCAAACAGTTGGACCTCCCGAGAGCCGCAGAAAAGAAACTCTTTATTCGCTCTCGATTATGA